The following proteins are co-located in the Manihot esculenta cultivar AM560-2 chromosome 7, M.esculenta_v8, whole genome shotgun sequence genome:
- the LOC110618809 gene encoding squalene epoxidase 3 isoform X1 has product MESEYVIGGIMAFLLGFIFFYKSAGRRKIAISREVVKCETLKSSENGVKQAEKPAYSDIIIVGAGVAGSALAYTLGKDGRRVHVIERDLTEPDRIVGELLQPGGYLKLMELGLQDCVEDIDAQQVFGYALYKGGRSTKLSYPLEGLDSNVCGRSFHNGRFIQRMREKAASLPNVRLEEGTVTSLLEVKGTIKGVQYKTRTGQELTACAPLTIVCDGCFSNLRRSLCNPKVDIPSCFVALILENCELPYPNHGHVILADPSPILFYRISSLEIRCLVDIPACHQMPSISNGEMTNYLKSKVAPQVFKVSLITGLIYYFLFSISDSKDLTIFCMFQIPPELFDAFISAINKGNIRTMPNRSMPAAPHPTPGALLLGDAFNMRHPLTGGGMTVALSDIVVLRNLLRPLCDFSDAKALCEYLKSFYTLRKPVASTINTLAGALYKVFSTSHDPAQKEMREACFDYLSLGGVFSNGPIALLSGLNPRPLNLVIHFFAVAIYGVGRLIFPLPSAKRMWMGARMISVALGIIFPIIRDEGAQQMFFPRTIPAFCRSLVV; this is encoded by the exons ATGGAATCTGAATATGTAATAGGAGGAATCATGGCTTTTCTGTTGgggttcatatttttttataaatcagcAGGAAGGAGAAAAATTGCCATTTCAAGGGAAGTTGTGAAATGTGAAACGTTGAAGTCTTCTGAAAATGGAGTAAAGCAGGCAGAgaaacctgcatattcagataTAATTATTGTTGGAGCTGGTGTGGCTGGTTCTGCTCTTGCTTATACTCTTGGCAAG GATGGAAGAAGAGTACATGTAATTGAAAGAGACTTGACTGAGCCTGATAGAATTGTTGGAGAACTCCTACAACCAGGTGGCTACCTCAAACTAATGGAGTTGGGCCTTCAAG ATTGTGTGGAAGATATTGATGCTCAACAAGTATTTGGATATGCTCTGTACAAAGGTGGGAGAAGTACTAAACTTTCCTATCCCTTGGAAGGACTTGATTCAAATGTGTGTGGAAGAAGCTTTCATAATGGACGTTTCATTCAAAGGATGCGGGAAAAAGCTGCCTCTCTACCTAA TGTAAGATTGGAAGAAGGAACTGTCACATCCTTACTTGAAGTAAAGGGAACAATCAAGGGTGTGCAATACAAGACAAGGACTGGTCAAGAACTTACAGCTTGTGCACCACTCACAATAGTTTGTGATGGTTGTTTTTCAAACTTGCGACGTTCTCTTTGCAACCCCAAG GTTGATATTCCCTCCTGTTTTGTTGCTTTGATATTAGAGAATTGTGAGCTTCCATATCCAAATCATGGGCATGTCATTTTGGCAGACCCTTCACCAATCCTGTTTTATCGAATCAGTAGCTTAGAAATTCGTTGTTTGGTTGACATTCCTGCTTGCCATCAAATGCCTTCTATTTCAAATGGTGAAATGACCAACTATTTAAAATCCAAGGTGGCTCCCCAGGTATTCAAAGTTTCTTTAATTACTGggctaatatattattttcttttttcgatTTCTGATTCCAAAGACTTAACAATTTTTTGCATGTTTCAGATTCCACCTGAACTATTTGACGCCTTCATTTCTGCGATTAACAAAGGAAACATAAGAACAATGCCTAATAGAAGCATGCCTGCAGCTCCTCATCCCACTCCAGGTGCTCTTCTCTTAGGCGATGCGTTCAATATGAGGCATCCTTTAACTGGAGGGGGAATGACTGTGGCACTCTCCGATATAGTTGTCCTAAGAAATCTTCTCAGACCTCTATGTGATTTTAGTGATGCCAAAGCCCTTTGTGAATATCTTAAATCGTTTTACACTCTTCGCAAG CCAGTGGCATCTACAATAAATACATTAGCAGGAGCCTTATACAAGGTATTTAGTACATCTCATGATCCAGCACAGAAAGAAATGCGTGAAGCATGTTTTGACTATTTAAGCCTTGGAGGTGTATTTTCGAATGGGCCAATAGCTTTACTATCAGGTCTTAACCCTCGCCCATTAAACTTGGTCATACATTTTTTTGCTGTGGCTATTTATGGAGTTGGCCGCTTGATATTTCCATTGCCATCGGCTAAGCGCATGTGGATGGGTGCTAGAATGATCTCA GTTGCATTAGGGATAATATTTCCAATAATAAGGGATGAAGGAGCTCAGCAGATGTTCTTCCCCAGAACCATACCAGCATTTTGCAGATCTCTTGTTGTTTGA
- the LOC110618809 gene encoding squalene monooxygenase SE1 isoform X2 codes for MESEYVIGGIMAFLLGFIFFYKSAGRRKIAISREVVKCETLKSSENGVKQAEKPAYSDIIIVGAGVAGSALAYTLGKDGRRVHVIERDLTEPDRIVGELLQPGGYLKLMELGLQDCVEDIDAQQVFGYALYKGGRSTKLSYPLEGLDSNVCGRSFHNGRFIQRMREKAASLPNVRLEEGTVTSLLEVKGTIKGVQYKTRTGQELTACAPLTIVCDGCFSNLRRSLCNPKVDIPSCFVALILENCELPYPNHGHVILADPSPILFYRISSLEIRCLVDIPACHQMPSISNGEMTNYLKSKVAPQIPPELFDAFISAINKGNIRTMPNRSMPAAPHPTPGALLLGDAFNMRHPLTGGGMTVALSDIVVLRNLLRPLCDFSDAKALCEYLKSFYTLRKPVASTINTLAGALYKVFSTSHDPAQKEMREACFDYLSLGGVFSNGPIALLSGLNPRPLNLVIHFFAVAIYGVGRLIFPLPSAKRMWMGARMISVALGIIFPIIRDEGAQQMFFPRTIPAFCRSLVV; via the exons ATGGAATCTGAATATGTAATAGGAGGAATCATGGCTTTTCTGTTGgggttcatatttttttataaatcagcAGGAAGGAGAAAAATTGCCATTTCAAGGGAAGTTGTGAAATGTGAAACGTTGAAGTCTTCTGAAAATGGAGTAAAGCAGGCAGAgaaacctgcatattcagataTAATTATTGTTGGAGCTGGTGTGGCTGGTTCTGCTCTTGCTTATACTCTTGGCAAG GATGGAAGAAGAGTACATGTAATTGAAAGAGACTTGACTGAGCCTGATAGAATTGTTGGAGAACTCCTACAACCAGGTGGCTACCTCAAACTAATGGAGTTGGGCCTTCAAG ATTGTGTGGAAGATATTGATGCTCAACAAGTATTTGGATATGCTCTGTACAAAGGTGGGAGAAGTACTAAACTTTCCTATCCCTTGGAAGGACTTGATTCAAATGTGTGTGGAAGAAGCTTTCATAATGGACGTTTCATTCAAAGGATGCGGGAAAAAGCTGCCTCTCTACCTAA TGTAAGATTGGAAGAAGGAACTGTCACATCCTTACTTGAAGTAAAGGGAACAATCAAGGGTGTGCAATACAAGACAAGGACTGGTCAAGAACTTACAGCTTGTGCACCACTCACAATAGTTTGTGATGGTTGTTTTTCAAACTTGCGACGTTCTCTTTGCAACCCCAAG GTTGATATTCCCTCCTGTTTTGTTGCTTTGATATTAGAGAATTGTGAGCTTCCATATCCAAATCATGGGCATGTCATTTTGGCAGACCCTTCACCAATCCTGTTTTATCGAATCAGTAGCTTAGAAATTCGTTGTTTGGTTGACATTCCTGCTTGCCATCAAATGCCTTCTATTTCAAATGGTGAAATGACCAACTATTTAAAATCCAAGGTGGCTCCCCAG ATTCCACCTGAACTATTTGACGCCTTCATTTCTGCGATTAACAAAGGAAACATAAGAACAATGCCTAATAGAAGCATGCCTGCAGCTCCTCATCCCACTCCAGGTGCTCTTCTCTTAGGCGATGCGTTCAATATGAGGCATCCTTTAACTGGAGGGGGAATGACTGTGGCACTCTCCGATATAGTTGTCCTAAGAAATCTTCTCAGACCTCTATGTGATTTTAGTGATGCCAAAGCCCTTTGTGAATATCTTAAATCGTTTTACACTCTTCGCAAG CCAGTGGCATCTACAATAAATACATTAGCAGGAGCCTTATACAAGGTATTTAGTACATCTCATGATCCAGCACAGAAAGAAATGCGTGAAGCATGTTTTGACTATTTAAGCCTTGGAGGTGTATTTTCGAATGGGCCAATAGCTTTACTATCAGGTCTTAACCCTCGCCCATTAAACTTGGTCATACATTTTTTTGCTGTGGCTATTTATGGAGTTGGCCGCTTGATATTTCCATTGCCATCGGCTAAGCGCATGTGGATGGGTGCTAGAATGATCTCA GTTGCATTAGGGATAATATTTCCAATAATAAGGGATGAAGGAGCTCAGCAGATGTTCTTCCCCAGAACCATACCAGCATTTTGCAGATCTCTTGTTGTTTGA